A single region of the Acetivibrio cellulolyticus CD2 genome encodes:
- a CDS encoding AraC family transcriptional regulator, with translation MVIKKELVNQSIDYIIQHIDDNLTIKDVADHFHFSKYYFCRSFKEATGESVYEFIKRLKLDQSAINIKLEKNKSITDIGLNYGYSSSNYSSAFRKHHKVSPVEFRNSTNVTSMSNPFYPQEFSSFDAFEAYNRKIEIKELCNYLVIYERMIGNYIELKEKWYAFLDKYKAYIKADTLLIERFYDDPAITSLNGCLCDICITTDEYCRLDNVTMVKGGKFATYRFEGKILDIFCALQGIFSVWLPATGYEMDKRYGLNIYREIDRENECVIMDLCIPVK, from the coding sequence ATTGTGATCAAAAAGGAATTAGTAAACCAAAGCATTGACTATATCATACAGCATATTGATGACAATCTTACAATAAAAGATGTTGCAGATCATTTTCATTTCTCAAAGTATTATTTTTGCAGGTCCTTCAAGGAGGCAACCGGTGAAAGTGTATATGAATTCATAAAACGACTGAAACTGGATCAGAGTGCCATTAATATTAAGTTGGAAAAAAACAAATCTATAACAGATATTGGCCTGAATTATGGATACAGCTCATCAAATTACAGCTCCGCATTCAGAAAGCATCATAAAGTTTCTCCGGTCGAATTTCGTAATTCTACAAATGTAACGAGCATGTCAAATCCCTTCTATCCCCAAGAGTTTTCCAGTTTTGACGCGTTTGAAGCTTATAACCGTAAAATAGAAATAAAGGAACTCTGTAACTACTTGGTTATCTATGAACGAATGATTGGAAATTATATCGAGTTGAAAGAAAAATGGTATGCTTTTTTGGATAAATACAAAGCTTATATCAAAGCGGATACACTATTGATAGAAAGGTTTTATGATGATCCTGCAATTACCTCCCTGAACGGCTGTCTATGTGATATTTGTATAACAACGGATGAATATTGCAGACTGGATAATGTGACAATGGTTAAAGGTGGCAAATTTGCAACGTATCGCTTTGAGGGGAAAATACTGGATATTTTTTGTGCTTTACAGGGGATATTCAGCGTTTGGCTGCCGGCAACCGGTTATGAAATGGATAAAAGATACGGGTTGAATATTTATAGGGAAATTGACAGAGAAAATGAATGTGTAATTATGGATTTGTGCATCCCGGTAAAATAG